A single window of Acidobacteriota bacterium DNA harbors:
- a CDS encoding phosphate ABC transporter substrate-binding/OmpA family protein — protein MKLTAFAKFFITVVILAVVGYAVYTYRGTDIKKWAVGDKPAAGAAEQVTTGDFASLNNAPPDPARNAGATGVNGTALGAGGRLTRPLVVAINTWAGHAPGIVFNGGLDANAGSNFRKRYGFDVKFVLIEDPAAKLAAFRNGDVDLMWDTVDNWAREASILSEQNQQARSIMMQDWSRGGDGIVSLTSIKSVEDLKGKKISCTQFTPSHFLLLYLLAQSGLTTEDRTALEKSIIFAKDGPDAAAMFKAGRVDAAVTWEPDLSAAVAARGDAAHVLVSTTAASNIIADTLIARQDVVNTAPETLRDFVHGWFDGIDMIKADPNAAYAIVAKALKLDADTVSGMLSGLKLTPYADNAQFYGLTGGKAHFETLFDTAFVIWRKKGLVTRPVSAKDWVDVRFISALAAAYPGQAVEEPKITAKAPSANDRAIVNKQIQIHFTPGSDEIMPGSYFVLDALGETMTSFGNTYLRIEGNTDSTGPAAVNLTLSERRALAVRTYVLKNFPNIQAARFQTIGRGAANPVADNATETGRQLNRRTEIKVVLATK, from the coding sequence ATGAAGCTCACTGCATTCGCTAAGTTCTTCATCACGGTCGTCATTCTGGCTGTCGTCGGCTACGCGGTCTACACCTACCGCGGCACCGATATCAAGAAGTGGGCCGTCGGCGACAAACCGGCGGCCGGGGCGGCCGAACAAGTGACAACCGGCGACTTCGCCTCCCTCAACAACGCACCTCCCGATCCGGCCCGAAACGCTGGCGCGACTGGCGTCAACGGCACGGCCCTGGGAGCGGGCGGGCGGCTCACCCGCCCGCTCGTGGTGGCCATCAACACGTGGGCCGGCCACGCGCCGGGCATCGTCTTCAATGGCGGGCTCGATGCGAATGCCGGGTCGAACTTCCGGAAGCGCTACGGCTTTGATGTCAAGTTCGTGCTGATCGAGGACCCGGCCGCCAAACTCGCCGCGTTCCGCAACGGCGACGTGGACCTGATGTGGGACACGGTGGACAACTGGGCGCGCGAGGCGTCCATCCTGTCGGAACAGAACCAACAGGCACGATCGATCATGATGCAGGACTGGTCGCGCGGCGGCGACGGCATCGTGTCGCTCACCTCCATCAAGTCGGTCGAGGACCTCAAGGGCAAGAAGATCTCGTGCACGCAGTTCACCCCGTCGCACTTCCTCCTGCTCTACCTGCTCGCGCAGTCTGGCCTGACCACCGAGGATCGGACCGCCCTGGAGAAGTCGATCATCTTCGCCAAGGACGGGCCGGATGCCGCCGCCATGTTCAAGGCCGGCCGGGTGGACGCGGCCGTAACGTGGGAACCCGACCTGTCGGCCGCTGTGGCGGCCAGGGGTGACGCGGCGCACGTGCTGGTGTCGACCACCGCGGCGAGCAACATCATCGCCGACACGCTCATCGCCCGGCAGGATGTCGTGAACACGGCGCCCGAGACGCTTCGCGACTTCGTCCACGGGTGGTTCGACGGCATCGACATGATCAAGGCCGACCCGAACGCCGCGTATGCCATAGTGGCCAAGGCCTTGAAGCTTGATGCCGACACGGTGTCGGGCATGCTATCGGGCCTCAAGCTGACGCCTTACGCCGACAACGCGCAGTTCTACGGCCTCACCGGTGGCAAGGCGCACTTCGAAACGCTGTTCGACACGGCCTTTGTCATCTGGCGCAAGAAGGGGCTCGTCACGCGCCCCGTCTCCGCGAAGGACTGGGTCGATGTGCGCTTCATCAGCGCGCTGGCCGCCGCCTACCCGGGCCAGGCGGTGGAGGAGCCGAAGATCACTGCCAAGGCGCCATCGGCCAACGACCGCGCCATCGTGAACAAGCAGATCCAGATCCACTTCACGCCGGGATCCGACGAGATCATGCCGGGGTCGTACTTCGTGCTCGACGCGCTCGGCGAGACAATGACCTCGTTCGGAAACACGTACCTGCGCATCGAGGGCAACACGGACTCGACCGGACCGGCGGCTGTGAACCTGACGCTGTCGGAGCGCCGGGCTCTGGCCGTCAGGACCTACGTGCTGAAGAACTTCCCGAACATTCAGGCGGCGCGTTTCCAGACGATCGGCCGCGGCGCGGCCAACCCGGTGGCGGACAACGCAACCGAGACGGGCCGCCAGCTCAACCGGCGGACCGAGATCAAGGTCGTGCTCGCGACCAAGTAG
- a CDS encoding ABC transporter permease — protein MSHSRFFALRQPLPRSTSLVVGLVLPAVVLGAWCIASYGGLAPPDFLPSPSETVRGTLQLFIEYDLARAIWVSTQRILIAFLLASAIALPLGVLMGAFEPVNRLFEPIVAPLRYMPISAFIPLLILWFGIYEKQKVAFLFLGVFVYLLPVVVSAIRAVPDELVQTALTLGATRLQVIRTILLPAALPEIFDSFRVMNAILWTYVILAEGVNAQGGLGYMVDLAYRHQKASWSFAGLLVIGGIGLLTDLLIRSVSGILFGWREKST, from the coding sequence ATGTCTCACAGCCGTTTCTTTGCCCTGCGGCAACCACTTCCACGCTCTACGAGCCTCGTGGTTGGGCTGGTGCTGCCGGCAGTGGTGCTGGGCGCGTGGTGCATCGCCTCGTATGGCGGCCTCGCGCCGCCCGACTTCCTACCGTCGCCAAGCGAGACGGTGCGCGGCACGCTGCAGTTGTTCATCGAATACGATCTTGCGCGTGCCATCTGGGTGTCGACCCAGCGCATCCTGATCGCGTTCCTGCTCGCCTCGGCGATTGCCCTGCCGCTTGGCGTCCTGATGGGCGCTTTCGAGCCGGTCAACCGCCTGTTCGAACCCATCGTGGCGCCGCTGCGCTACATGCCGATCTCGGCGTTCATCCCGCTCCTCATCCTGTGGTTCGGGATCTACGAAAAGCAGAAGGTGGCCTTCCTGTTCCTGGGCGTCTTCGTGTACCTGCTGCCCGTGGTCGTGTCGGCAATCCGCGCCGTACCGGACGAACTGGTGCAGACCGCCCTCACGCTGGGCGCGACGCGCCTGCAGGTGATCCGCACGATTCTCCTGCCGGCGGCGCTGCCCGAGATCTTCGATTCCTTCCGCGTGATGAACGCCATCTTGTGGACCTACGTTATCCTGGCCGAAGGCGTAAACGCGCAGGGCGGTCTGGGTTACATGGTGGATCTGGCCTACCGTCATCAGAAGGCCTCGTGGTCGTTTGCCGGCCTGCTGGTCATCGGAGGAATTGGATTGCTGACCGATCTCCTCATCCGATCGGTGTCCGGCATCCTGTTCGGCTGGCGGGAAAAGTCGACATGA
- a CDS encoding ABC transporter ATP-binding protein has product MSEGHAHQPEQVKLGEPGTVAVTVEGRGEATPPTYRADLAGTPPKLRIRDLCITYIDRTGHQTEAVRDVSFDIVDKPGTGEIVVFLGPSGCGKSTILKAVAGLLAPTKGEILVNGKAFDGPGRDRGMVFQAYTSFGWLTVRQNVEYGLRMAGVAASERRGRALKYLKAVGLDDVADRYPKDLSGGMKQRVALARTLLNGPKLVLMDEPFGALDPQTRWGMQGLLLDVSRTEDNTTLFVTHDVSEAVYLADTVYVLSSRPARILHRVDVPFFANRDISLKSANEFRAVEKQLLDLLYAPAANEGRQSVEG; this is encoded by the coding sequence ATGAGCGAGGGCCACGCGCACCAACCCGAGCAGGTCAAGCTCGGCGAGCCCGGCACCGTCGCCGTCACCGTCGAGGGGCGCGGCGAAGCGACGCCACCCACCTACCGGGCGGATCTCGCCGGCACGCCCCCCAAGCTGCGCATCCGCGATTTGTGCATTACCTACATCGATCGGACAGGCCACCAAACGGAGGCCGTCCGCGACGTCTCGTTCGACATCGTCGACAAGCCAGGCACCGGCGAGATCGTCGTGTTCCTGGGGCCGTCCGGCTGCGGCAAGTCGACCATCCTGAAGGCCGTCGCGGGTCTCCTGGCGCCGACCAAGGGCGAGATTCTGGTCAACGGCAAGGCGTTTGACGGACCGGGCCGTGACCGCGGCATGGTATTTCAGGCCTACACATCGTTCGGGTGGCTCACCGTCCGCCAGAACGTGGAGTACGGGCTGCGCATGGCCGGGGTGGCCGCCTCCGAGCGACGGGGCCGCGCGCTGAAGTACCTGAAAGCCGTGGGCCTGGATGATGTTGCGGATCGGTACCCGAAGGACTTGTCGGGCGGCATGAAGCAGCGCGTGGCGCTCGCCCGCACGCTACTGAACGGCCCCAAGCTCGTGCTGATGGACGAGCCCTTCGGCGCGCTCGACCCGCAGACCCGGTGGGGCATGCAGGGCTTGTTGCTCGACGTGTCGCGCACCGAGGACAACACGACGCTGTTTGTCACCCACGACGTGTCCGAGGCCGTGTACCTGGCGGATACGGTCTACGTGCTGTCGTCGCGCCCGGCGCGCATTCTGCACCGCGTGGATGTCCCCTTCTTCGCCAATCGCGACATCTCGCTCAAGTCGGCGAATGAGTTCCGGGCCGTTGAAAAGCAGTTGCTCGACCTGCTGTACGCGCCAGCGGCCAACGAAGGCCGCCAGTCGGTCGAAGGGTAG
- a CDS encoding CocE/NonD family hydrolase, producing the protein MVRPRVRRVLQIGVLGFVVGGASLVLSGQAPDYVRANYTKLEVQIPMRDGVKLFTSIYTPKDRSQKYPLMLNRTPYSVAPYGPDAYKTAIGPSDLFTRDGYIFVYQDVRGRMMSEGAFVDMRPHLEVKNGPKDIDESSDTYDTIEWLLKNVAGHNGRVGMYGISYPGFYTSAGMINAHPALKAASPQAPISDWFIGDDFHHNGTLYLPHAFSFFSGFGRPRPSPTTASGPRFDYGTQDGFDFYLKLGPMPNVNTKYFKGEIAFWNDLMAHETYDAFWQARNLRPHLKNIKPAVMTVGGWFDAEDLFGALETYKNVERQSPGASNMLVMGPWVHGGWARGDGDTLGAVKFGAKTGPFYREQIELPFFAHYLKDKPDPKLPEAYLFETGSNQWRRLDAWPPKQAVTKTLYLAAGGRLTWTAPSGAATAYDEYVSDPARPVPYINNIAIGMTREHMIDDQRFAARRPDVLTYVTDVLEADLTVAGPISPSLQVSTSGTDSDWVVKLIDVYPDGYREPGAPASSMAAMPQAPSVMGGYQQLVRGEAMRGKFRNSYEKPEPFVPGQATRVEYVMPDVFHTFRRGHRLMVQIQSSWFPLVNLNPQKFCNINTATAADFQKAIERVYRSQTAASAIKLSVLERR; encoded by the coding sequence ATGGTCAGACCACGCGTGCGGCGCGTACTGCAGATTGGCGTGTTGGGATTCGTGGTCGGCGGGGCGTCGCTCGTCTTGTCGGGCCAGGCGCCGGATTACGTCCGGGCCAACTACACCAAGCTCGAAGTCCAGATTCCGATGCGTGACGGCGTCAAGCTGTTCACCTCCATCTACACGCCGAAGGACCGGAGCCAGAAGTATCCCCTCATGCTCAACCGCACGCCGTACAGCGTGGCGCCGTACGGTCCGGACGCGTACAAGACCGCCATCGGGCCGTCGGATCTGTTCACGCGCGACGGGTACATCTTCGTCTACCAGGATGTGCGGGGGCGCATGATGTCGGAAGGGGCGTTCGTCGACATGCGGCCCCACCTCGAGGTGAAGAACGGGCCGAAGGACATCGACGAGAGTTCCGACACGTACGACACGATCGAGTGGCTGCTCAAGAACGTCGCGGGCCACAACGGCCGCGTCGGGATGTACGGGATTTCGTACCCGGGATTCTACACGTCGGCCGGGATGATCAATGCGCATCCGGCCCTCAAGGCGGCCTCGCCCCAGGCGCCGATTTCGGACTGGTTCATCGGCGACGATTTCCACCACAACGGCACACTTTACCTGCCGCACGCGTTCAGTTTCTTTTCGGGGTTCGGACGGCCGCGGCCATCGCCGACCACCGCGTCAGGACCGCGCTTCGACTACGGCACCCAGGATGGTTTTGACTTCTACCTGAAACTGGGGCCGATGCCGAACGTCAACACGAAGTACTTCAAGGGCGAGATCGCGTTCTGGAACGACCTGATGGCGCACGAGACGTACGACGCCTTCTGGCAGGCGCGCAACCTCAGGCCGCACCTCAAGAACATCAAGCCGGCCGTGATGACGGTGGGTGGCTGGTTCGACGCGGAGGACCTGTTCGGGGCGCTCGAGACCTACAAGAACGTGGAGCGCCAGAGCCCGGGCGCGTCCAACATGCTGGTGATGGGACCCTGGGTCCATGGAGGTTGGGCGCGCGGCGACGGGGACACGCTCGGCGCGGTCAAATTCGGCGCGAAGACAGGGCCGTTCTACCGCGAGCAGATCGAGTTGCCATTTTTCGCCCATTACCTCAAGGACAAGCCCGATCCGAAGCTGCCCGAGGCCTACCTGTTCGAGACCGGCAGCAACCAGTGGCGCCGCCTTGATGCATGGCCGCCGAAGCAGGCTGTCACCAAGACGCTGTACCTGGCGGCGGGCGGACGACTGACGTGGACCGCGCCGTCCGGCGCAGCGACCGCCTACGACGAGTACGTGAGCGATCCGGCCCGTCCGGTGCCGTATATCAACAACATCGCGATCGGTATGACGCGCGAGCACATGATCGACGATCAGCGGTTCGCCGCCCGGCGGCCCGACGTACTCACCTACGTTACCGATGTGCTCGAAGCGGACCTGACCGTCGCCGGCCCGATCTCGCCCAGTCTCCAGGTGTCGACCAGCGGCACGGACTCGGATTGGGTCGTCAAGCTGATTGATGTGTATCCGGATGGCTATCGCGAGCCGGGTGCGCCGGCCTCTTCAATGGCCGCCATGCCCCAGGCGCCGTCCGTGATGGGCGGCTACCAGCAGTTGGTGCGCGGCGAGGCGATGCGCGGAAAGTTCCGCAACAGTTACGAGAAGCCGGAGCCGTTCGTGCCAGGCCAGGCGACCAGGGTCGAGTACGTGATGCCGGACGTGTTCCACACGTTCCGCCGCGGCCATCGCCTCATGGTGCAGATCCAGAGCAGCTGGTTCCCGCTCGTGAACCTGAACCCGCAGAAGTTCTGCAACATCAATACGGCCACGGCGGCCGACTTCCAGAAGGCGATCGAGCGGGTCTACCGCTCACAAACTGCCGCCTCGGCCATCAAGCTGAGCGTGTTGGAGAGGCGCTGA
- a CDS encoding AAA family ATPase, which produces MVDERLLPAWAEDLRRRYLRGEASMFVLHGNVYDVVIHGQRSYALTEFLCDVLLRESRETLATYNLASGVRFPKRASSVTGIDDLLLATDKARVLPALERLLVGSTRAAVIIEYAEAIAPAGDLTFQADSDRAAVITLHRWSSLPAIEKGDNIIILVAENLSELAPKIVSNPKVAVVDIPMPDRDTRAAMAKLADPKLTNKDTERYADITAGLKSVQIASILTPPPASEEEAARREAFIKDILGAGPDVPERAKRLAAMTAGMNPDEIRRLLAPTASAPLSDAAAQAERARADIDRVIARRKREILERECFGLVEFVEPEHGFEVVGGMDEVKKDLMVVAENIREGRTSRVPMGILFTGPMGTGKTFVAEAFAKECGLTTIKLKNFRSKWVGATEGNLEKVLTVIRAIGQVVLIIDEGDRAFGNTDGETDGGTSSRVIARIKEFMSDTSNRGRILFLVMTNRPDKLDVDLKRAGRLDRKIPFLYPQTPEEVENVARASVRKNKVLTLVDFTAMRADFSAHLVGYSNADIEAVILMANDDAAREAGGEADVQARHFAHAAADYFPSRDAELLEYMELLAVFEASSRRLLPAKYASMTPEALDLRLRTLRLAVGGRR; this is translated from the coding sequence ATGGTTGACGAGCGCTTGCTTCCCGCCTGGGCCGAGGATCTCCGCCGCCGGTACCTACGCGGCGAAGCCTCCATGTTCGTGCTGCACGGCAACGTGTACGACGTCGTGATACACGGGCAGCGGAGCTACGCCCTGACTGAGTTCCTCTGCGACGTCCTCCTCAGGGAATCGCGCGAGACGCTGGCCACCTACAACCTGGCGAGCGGCGTCCGCTTTCCCAAGCGAGCCTCCTCGGTCACCGGGATCGACGACCTGCTGCTCGCGACCGACAAGGCCAGGGTGCTCCCGGCGCTCGAGCGGTTGCTGGTCGGGTCGACGCGCGCGGCGGTCATCATCGAGTACGCGGAAGCGATTGCGCCAGCGGGTGACCTGACGTTCCAGGCAGACTCAGATCGCGCCGCGGTCATCACGCTGCACCGCTGGTCATCGCTCCCGGCCATCGAGAAAGGCGACAACATCATCATTCTCGTCGCCGAGAACCTGAGCGAACTGGCCCCGAAGATTGTCTCGAACCCGAAGGTCGCCGTCGTCGACATTCCGATGCCGGATCGGGACACGCGCGCGGCGATGGCGAAGCTGGCCGATCCGAAGCTCACCAACAAGGACACCGAGCGCTACGCAGACATCACGGCCGGCCTGAAGAGCGTGCAGATCGCGTCCATCCTGACGCCGCCGCCAGCGTCGGAGGAGGAGGCAGCCCGGCGCGAGGCATTCATCAAGGACATTCTCGGAGCCGGGCCGGATGTGCCCGAGCGCGCGAAACGGCTGGCCGCCATGACCGCCGGCATGAACCCGGACGAGATTCGGCGCCTGCTCGCGCCCACCGCCTCGGCTCCCCTGTCCGACGCCGCCGCCCAGGCCGAGCGCGCCCGTGCCGACATCGATCGCGTGATTGCCAGGCGCAAGCGCGAGATCCTCGAGCGCGAGTGCTTCGGGCTGGTCGAGTTCGTCGAGCCCGAGCACGGGTTCGAAGTCGTGGGCGGGATGGACGAGGTCAAGAAGGATCTGATGGTCGTCGCCGAGAACATCCGCGAAGGGCGCACGAGCCGCGTGCCGATGGGCATTCTCTTTACAGGCCCGATGGGCACCGGCAAGACCTTCGTGGCCGAGGCCTTCGCGAAGGAATGCGGCCTGACGACGATCAAGCTGAAGAACTTCCGATCGAAGTGGGTGGGCGCAACCGAAGGCAACCTGGAGAAGGTGCTCACGGTCATCCGGGCCATCGGCCAGGTGGTGCTGATTATCGACGAGGGCGACCGCGCCTTCGGCAACACCGATGGCGAGACTGATGGCGGCACCTCGTCTCGGGTCATCGCCCGCATCAAGGAATTCATGTCCGACACGTCGAACCGCGGGCGGATTCTCTTCCTGGTGATGACCAACCGCCCCGACAAGCTCGATGTGGACTTGAAGCGGGCGGGCCGGCTCGACCGGAAGATCCCGTTCCTCTACCCGCAGACACCTGAAGAGGTCGAGAATGTCGCGCGGGCCTCGGTGCGCAAGAACAAGGTCCTGACGCTGGTCGATTTCACGGCCATGCGGGCGGATTTCTCGGCTCACCTCGTCGGCTACAGCAACGCCGACATTGAAGCCGTCATCCTCATGGCCAATGACGATGCAGCGCGGGAAGCGGGCGGCGAAGCGGACGTCCAGGCACGGCACTTCGCACATGCGGCGGCCGATTATTTCCCCAGCCGCGATGCTGAACTGCTCGAGTACATGGAACTGCTGGCGGTGTTCGAAGCCTCGAGCCGGCGCCTCCTGCCGGCGAAGTACGCCTCGATGACGCCGGAGGCGCTCGACCTGCGCCTGCGCACGCTGAGACTGGCCGTGGGCGGCCGCCGCTAG
- a CDS encoding family 10 glycosylhydrolase, which produces MTRLFPRWLAAGLTVGMMTGTDLPVAQQAAAPVAAEIPSPDREFRAAWVATVANIDWPSKPGLSTDAQKAEAIAILDRLVELNMNAVVFQVRPQADALYKSDLEPWSAYLTGTQGQAPDPYYDPLEFWVTESHKRGIEFHTWFNPYRANHPSHPGGVDGLAPNSLVKAHPEMVVKLGDKGYYWMDPALQSVQDHSIAVVMDVVRRYDIDGVHFDDYFYPYWDYNDGKDFPDGASFAAYRAAGGTLARNDWRREAVNRFIQRLYFEIKAAKPHCKFGLSPFGIWRPGSPASIQGYDQFDRLYADARLWLAEGWVDYYTPQLYWQISRVSQSYPVLLGWWKDQNKRGRHLWPGLTIGQGRSKDGAREIVNQIMITRGMVPDAPGNVFFSMKALQGTDTALPGALLKGVLEGQGQNFTGPYAKQALVPASPWLDATPPTSPEARVKAGASGLDVSWTPRGQEAAFLWVVYQQRDGAWTHQIVPGARTSATLEKGAKPVTAVAVSAVDRVGNESTRTASAVAPQMARRSGGRACAATRSPAPIVK; this is translated from the coding sequence ATGACTCGACTCTTCCCTCGCTGGCTTGCGGCTGGATTGACGGTTGGCATGATGACAGGCACCGACCTGCCGGTCGCGCAGCAAGCGGCTGCACCTGTGGCGGCCGAGATTCCTTCTCCCGATCGCGAGTTCCGAGCCGCCTGGGTCGCCACTGTCGCCAATATCGACTGGCCGTCGAAACCCGGGCTGTCGACCGACGCGCAGAAGGCCGAAGCCATCGCCATCCTCGACCGGCTGGTCGAACTCAACATGAACGCGGTGGTGTTTCAGGTGCGCCCGCAGGCCGATGCCCTCTACAAGTCTGATCTCGAACCCTGGTCGGCCTACCTGACCGGCACGCAGGGCCAGGCGCCGGACCCGTACTACGACCCGCTCGAATTCTGGGTCACCGAGTCCCACAAGCGGGGCATCGAGTTCCACACGTGGTTCAACCCCTACCGTGCCAATCATCCGTCCCATCCCGGAGGCGTCGACGGTCTTGCGCCGAACTCCCTCGTCAAGGCCCACCCCGAAATGGTGGTGAAGCTTGGCGACAAAGGCTACTACTGGATGGACCCCGCGCTGCAGAGCGTGCAGGATCACTCCATCGCGGTCGTCATGGACGTGGTCCGCCGCTACGACATCGACGGCGTGCACTTCGACGACTACTTCTATCCCTACTGGGACTACAACGACGGCAAGGACTTTCCGGACGGTGCGAGCTTCGCGGCGTACCGGGCTGCAGGCGGAACCCTCGCGCGAAACGACTGGCGCCGCGAGGCCGTCAACCGCTTCATCCAGCGCCTCTACTTCGAGATCAAGGCTGCGAAGCCGCACTGCAAGTTCGGCCTCAGCCCGTTCGGGATCTGGCGACCCGGGTCGCCGGCGTCGATCCAGGGGTACGACCAGTTCGACAGGCTCTACGCCGACGCGCGGTTGTGGCTCGCGGAAGGGTGGGTGGACTACTACACGCCGCAGCTCTACTGGCAGATCAGCCGCGTGTCCCAGAGCTACCCCGTGCTGCTTGGCTGGTGGAAAGACCAGAACAAGCGCGGTCGGCATCTGTGGCCGGGCCTGACGATCGGCCAGGGACGAAGCAAAGACGGCGCGCGGGAGATCGTCAACCAGATCATGATCACGCGCGGCATGGTCCCTGATGCGCCGGGCAACGTGTTCTTCAGCATGAAGGCGCTGCAGGGCACAGACACGGCTCTGCCCGGCGCGTTGCTGAAGGGCGTGCTCGAAGGCCAGGGGCAGAACTTCACCGGACCCTACGCGAAACAGGCACTGGTTCCAGCGAGCCCGTGGCTCGACGCCACGCCGCCCACCTCGCCGGAGGCGCGCGTGAAGGCTGGCGCGAGCGGCCTCGACGTCTCGTGGACGCCGCGCGGTCAGGAAGCAGCGTTCCTGTGGGTCGTCTACCAACAGCGCGACGGCGCATGGACCCACCAGATCGTGCCAGGCGCGCGAACCAGCGCGACACTCGAGAAGGGCGCCAAGCCAGTCACTGCCGTGGCCGTCAGCGCCGTGGATCGCGTCGGGAACGAAAGCACCCGAACCGCGTCCGCAGTCGCGCCCCAGATGGCGCGACGGTCGGGCGGACGGGCGTGCGCCGCGACCCGGTCGCCTGCTCCGATCGTCAAGTAG
- a CDS encoding zinc ribbon domain-containing protein has protein sequence MPATTTSAKPGRRSRFASVAQRRYVDAYRVANTISWFGQAIKVGGGILGVFIFAGVSEAMKSPGGGLIIGIMVGAVFFVIGVMVAAQGQLLRATLDTAVHSSPFLTDDLRATVMSLRPNGRASLVEPSDSGTDVSDADDGADVAVDSTADRSTESAPFCYHCGSEVGAGATKCPACGKVL, from the coding sequence ATGCCAGCAACCACCACCTCGGCAAAACCCGGTAGACGCTCGCGGTTTGCTTCGGTTGCGCAACGGCGATACGTCGACGCCTATCGAGTCGCGAACACAATCAGCTGGTTTGGCCAGGCAATCAAGGTTGGAGGTGGCATCCTCGGCGTTTTCATTTTCGCCGGTGTCAGCGAGGCCATGAAATCGCCTGGCGGTGGTTTGATCATCGGGATCATGGTGGGGGCGGTCTTCTTCGTGATTGGCGTCATGGTGGCGGCTCAAGGCCAGCTCCTCCGCGCGACTCTTGACACGGCTGTACATTCATCGCCCTTCCTCACCGATGATCTCAGGGCAACCGTCATGTCGCTGCGTCCCAACGGAAGGGCCTCACTCGTCGAACCCTCTGACTCTGGCACCGACGTCTCTGACGCTGACGACGGCGCTGATGTAGCAGTGGATTCCACGGCGGATCGCTCAACCGAATCTGCGCCATTCTGCTACCACTGCGGTAGCGAAGTCGGCGCCGGTGCGACCAAGTGCCCGGCGTGCGGCAAGGTTCTGTGA
- a CDS encoding PspA/IM30 family protein, producing MGLISRFGNLWRGFLSLWISDIEKEHPEIAYENAINSMVEKYTRLRTATAAIIRRREDIDARQKTDTEELAQVEAQLTVAVETNQDDLAVGLIQKKNELIKELADLRIELETAQKDADSAKSSLLTVQAEIKKLKAERDTMLAKLQSAQARIKIQGQLDGLSVDADVQALDNVREHIRTTIAEANLGREMSESSLDARLAALQTQAGDVQARQQLAELKAKRAAQAAAQGQKTL from the coding sequence ATGGGACTCATCTCGCGGTTCGGCAACCTGTGGCGGGGCTTCCTGTCACTGTGGATTTCGGACATCGAAAAGGAACACCCGGAGATCGCGTACGAAAACGCCATCAACTCGATGGTGGAAAAATACACGAGGCTCAGGACGGCGACGGCCGCCATCATCCGTCGGCGCGAGGATATCGACGCGCGCCAGAAGACCGACACCGAGGAACTGGCCCAGGTGGAGGCGCAGCTCACCGTCGCGGTTGAGACCAACCAGGACGACCTCGCCGTGGGGCTCATCCAGAAGAAGAACGAGCTGATCAAGGAGCTGGCGGACCTGCGCATCGAGCTCGAGACCGCGCAGAAGGACGCCGACTCGGCGAAGTCGTCGCTGCTGACCGTGCAGGCCGAGATCAAGAAGCTCAAGGCCGAGCGCGACACGATGCTGGCGAAACTCCAGTCGGCCCAGGCTCGTATCAAGATCCAGGGCCAGCTCGACGGGCTCTCGGTCGACGCCGATGTCCAGGCCCTCGACAACGTGCGCGAGCACATCCGCACGACGATTGCCGAAGCCAACCTGGGGCGCGAAATGTCCGAGTCGTCGCTCGACGCGCGGCTGGCGGCGCTGCAGACGCAGGCGGGTGACGTGCAGGCGCGTCAACAACTGGCCGAGCTGAAGGCCAAGCGCGCGGCCCAGGCCGCCGCCCAGGGCCAGAAGACCCTGTAG